GGACGAAGAGTATTTGAACTACCGGACGTCGCAGGTGCGGTATCTGGGCGATATGCTCACCGACGGCGGCGTGCCCATCGTGCTGCCCGTGGGCGGGCATGCGGTGTTCGTGGATGCGGCGAAGTTTTGTCCGCATATTCCGCCGGAACAGTTCCCCGGAGTGTCGCTGACGGTGGCAATGTACCGCGAAGCGGGCATTCGCGGCGTGGAGATCGGTTCGCTGATGTTCGAGGAGAAGGACAAGGCGACCGGCAAGGCGATTCATCCGCCGCTGGAACTGGTGCGGCTGGCGATCCCGCGCCGCGTCTATACGATGTCGCACATGCAGTATGTGGGCGAGTCGATTCTGGAGATCTACAAAACGCGGAACACGCTGCGCGGCGTGCGGCTGACCTATGAAGCTCCGCTGCTGCGGCATTTCACGGCGCGGATGGAGGAGATCTGAGCGGCGTGGCAGACCACAACATCAAGGCGGTTTTTTTCGATCTGGACGGCACGCTGATCGACTCGATGCCCGCGCACGTTACGGCGTGGCAGACGGTGCTGCGGGACGTGGGGATCGAGATGGACGAGCTGTTTATCAAACTTGCCGAAGGCGAGAAGGCGGACGATACGCTGAAGCGTTTGCGGCAGGACTACGGCCTGGCGGCAACCGACGCCGATTTGCAGGAGATGCTGAAACGCAAGCGCGCGCTGTACTGGGAGCTGGCGCCGCGCGGCATTATTCCGGAGGCGCGGCGGATGCTGGTGGACCTGTGGGATCAGGGTGTGGAATGTGACATTGTGACGGGATCCATCCGCGCCAATATGGACGGCGTGGTTCCGGAAGAAGATATCGCGCGGTTCACGCACATTATCACGCCTGAAGAATACACGCATGGAAAACCTGATCCGGACCCGTATCTGACCGCCTTGCGGCGCAGCGGTCTGGCGGCGGATCAGTGTATGGTGCTGGAGAATGCGCCGCTGGGAATTCGATCTGCTCGGGCGGCCGGACTGTTTACCCTGGCCATCACGACGACGCTGCCTGCGGACTATCTGACTGAAGCCAATGTTGTGATTTCGTCGTATCATGAGCTTCTAAATTATGTGTAGAAAGGAGTCGAGTCGTGCAGTTGCCGAACCTCGTCACCATTGAGCGGCACATCCTTGATCAGGAGCGACAGAACCCGGAAGCTACCGGCCAGTTGTCGCGGCTGCTCTACCAAATTGCGTTTGCGGCCAAAGTGATCAGCCGCAACGTGCGTCGGGCCGGTCTGCTGAACATTCTCGGCGGCACGGGAGACACCAACATTCAGGGCGAAGCGGTTCAGAAACTGGACGTCATTGCCGAAGAAACCATGAACGCAGCATTCGACCACACCGGAGTGCTCTGCTGCATGGCGTCGGAGGAGTCGGAAGGATTGATTCCCATTCCTCCCCAGTTCGACCTGGGCAAGTATACGATGGCCTTCGATCCGCTGGACGGCTCGTCGAATATCGCGGCCAACGTCAACGTGGGCACGATCTTCTCGGTGCACCGCAAGGTGACGCCGGGGCGTGAAGGCACAATGGACGACATGCTGCAATGCGGACGCAAGCAGGTGGTGGCGGGGTATGTGATGTACGGATCGTCGACGATGATGGTGTATACGACGGGCAAGGGCGTGTACGGGTTTACACTGGAGCCGATGCTCGGCGAATTTTTGCTGTCGCACCCGAACATTCAGGTGCCCCAGCACGGAAGCATCTTCAGCGCCAACATGGGCAACTACCACTACTGGAGCGAAGGGGTCCGCAAGTATGTGGATGACATGATGAAGCCGGATACGGAGCGCCGCCGGCCCTACAGCAACCGTTACATCGGATCGCTGGTGGCGGATGCGCACCGCACGCTGCTGTATGGCGGAATTTTCATGTATCCCATGGACTACAAGGATCCGAAGAAGCCGAAGGGCAAACTGCGGATGCTGTATGAAGCCTCGCCGATGGCGATGATCTTCGAACAGGCGGGCGGCATGGCATCCAACGGGAATGAAAATATTCTCGATGTCCGGCCCGGTGGATTGCACGAACGCACGCCGGTGTATCTCGGCTCACGCGATGAAGTGACGGAAATCGAAACCTATATCAAGAATTTCGGGTAAGCCTGTTCTGCCGGACGATACGCAAGAGGCGCACGATTTGTGCGCCTCTTCTACGTTTCCGCCAGTGAAAATGCTTCAGTGATGCAGCGTCGCGGCGAAGGGCCGGGCAATGACGGGGCCGAGCAGGCGGCGAAGGCGGAAGAGGCAGAGGATGCCCAGCAGACCCATCATCAAACCGGCGGAAATGTAGGGGGCATCTGGCTCATAGGCTTGGAAGAGCCATGTTCCCCAGACCGGTCCGAGGACGCGGCCCAGTGCACCGATTCCCTGACCAACACCGAGCGTGTCCCCTTGCCGGTCTTCGGGAGCAGCGCGGGAAAGCAGGGAACTGATGGAGGGATTGAGCAGGGCAGAGCCGATGGCATAGAGCGGCAGGACCATCAGCATGGTGGCTACGGAATGTACGAGCACCGTGAGCAGAAAGCCGATGGCTTCGATGATCAGACCCCAGATGGTGAGGTTAATTTCTCCGAAACGTTTGGTGAGCTTGCCGATCATAAATCCCTGCACAATGACCGAGATGACTCCTACTTCCGCCAGCAGTCCTCCGACACCGAACGGGTGCAGGCCGATCTGGTGCTCACCGAAGAGGGCGAAGGTGGATTCCATATTGGAAAAGGCAAACACGCCGAAGAAAAAGATGATCAGCAGGAAGGCAATGCGGGGGTCACCGAAACTCTCCTTGAGATGTGTCGGCGACATGTAGGACGGCCGCACGCGTTCAGGACGATGGTGCAGGGACTCGGGAAGGGCAAACCACGCCCAGATCAGGTTACCTCCGGCGAGCACAGCGGCTACATAGGAGGGCGCGCTGTAGCCGTAGTGAGTCAGCAGGCCGCCCAGCGCCGGGCCGAAGATGAAACCCAGGCCGAAGGCGGCGCCGATGAGGCCCATGCCTTTGGCGCGATTTTCGGGGGTGGTACTGTCGGCAATAAATGCCTGAGCCGTGGGAAGAGAGGCACTGGAAAGCAGTCCGGCCAGCGAGCGGGCGACAAAAAGCAAGGCCAGGCTGCGGGCGAGGCCGAACAACAGAAAGGCGGCACAGGATCCGGCCAGACTGAGCAGAATAATGGGCCGGCGGCCCACCCGGTCGGAAAGCCGGCCCCACATCGGCGCAAAAATGAACTGCATCAGGCTGTAGGACATGGAAAGCAGGCCAACCGTCAGCGGGGTTGCACCGTAGCTTTCCGCATAGAAGGGCAGAGAAGGCAGGATCAGCCCGAACCCGAGCAGATCAATAAAAATGGTGATAAATATGATGCTTAAGGGCGAGCGAGGCTTAGACATAAGTAGAAATGGGTCTTGAATATGTCAGGTTTCACATCAGAATGGGAGTAAAATACGAAAGTTTGCCGACGTCCGCAACAAGGGCTGAGCCCTTGACCCGGGGCCGCCTTTGGCGGGGGGACAGCGCGGGAATACCGCGCGGTCCCTCTCTTGCCCGTGCTGCTCCCTCTCCAAGACTAGGCGCCACGCTCCGGCGTGGCGCGAACCGGGAACCAAGGAATCCGGCACGACGGAGCGTGTCGGCTAGTTTTCGTGGGAGGGGGACGGAGAAACGCGGGGCCTGACGTAGTTGAAAATTGTGTTATAGATACCTATATTAACAATTTCCGCGAGAGTGGCGGAACTGGCAGACGCGCCAGATTTAGGATCTGGTGCCCGAGAGGGCTTGGGGGTTCGAGTCCCCCCTTTCGCACCGGTCAAAAACATGGAGTTTCTTTGGAAGTACAGGTTCAGACTGAACAAAAGAGCCCCACGGAATACGAACTGAAAGTGACTATTCCGGCGGAGGTGATGGAGCAGAAGGTCAAAGCCGCCCTCGATGAGATGGCCGGCAAGATTGTATTGCCCGGCTTCCGGCAGGGGCATATCCCGCGCAAGGTGCTGGATCAGCGCTTTGGCACTGCCGTGGCTCAGGAAGCACTGCAGGAAGTCCTGCAGGAAGGCTATCGGGATGCTTTGACCGAATCCAAGCTGGAGCCGGTATCCCCCGGCGACATGAAGGATGTACAGTACACGCCGGGCGAGCCGCTGACGTTCACGGTGGACGTGGAAGTAGCCCCGGATTTTGAACTGCCCGTCCTCTCGGAGATCACGGTGGAAGCCCTCCAGCCGGTGGTCGAAGAGGAAGATGTGTTGAAGATGTTGGACGAGTTGCGCGAATCGCACGCGGTGGTTGCGCCGAGTGACGATCCGGTGGATCGTGACTCGATCATCACATTTGATTTGCAGGAACTCGACGAGACCGGACTGCCGATCCTGGGCCGGGAACAGAAGGACGCGGAACTTGATATGTCACGTTCACGTCTTGGCGAGGAATTTGCAATAAAAGTTATAGGCTTGATTCCCGGCGAAACGGCGGTGGTGGAATTCCCGGCGCACAGCCACGAGCACGAAGGGCAGACCCACGAGCACAAGGCGCAGCGCTACCAGATCACGATCCGCACGATCCGCCGCAAGGAATTGCCGGCGCTGGACGACGACATGGCCAAGCTGCTGAATCCGCAGATCGAGTCCCTGGATGCTCTGAAGGCCGATCTGAAGCGTTATCTGGAAGCCCGGGCCAATCATCAGGCCCACGAGCGGATGTTCCGCGCCGTGGCCGATGAGTTGTTGCGCAAGACGGACTTCACGGTGCCGCCGCGGATGCTCGACGATTATCTCGACCATATGGCCAAGGACGCCGTGAAGGGCCGCAAGGGCCGGGCGGTGGATCCCAAGGAAATCGAGCGCTTCAAAGACGAGTACCGGACGTCGGCAATCTGGAATCTGCGCTGGCACATGCTGCGCAAGAAGATCATCAGCGACCGGCAGATCGAGGTCACGGACGACGATTACAAGGGCGAAGTCGAGCGGCTGGCGAAGGTGGACGAGATGAAGAAGTCCGACTTCGAGAAGAAGCTGAACGACGAGCAGAAGGACCGGATCCGCGAAGATATCCTTGAGCGCAAGGTGCTGGCGGTGATCGAATCGGAAGTACAGACGGTGCCGCGACAGGTGACTCTGGCCGAATTCGAAGGCCGCGCGACGCCGGAGAGCGATATAGTTACGGCGTAATTGAAACCCAATAGAGGAGTATATTCGCACATGACACTGGTACCGATGGTCATTGAGACAACGGGCCGCGGCGAACGGGCGTACGACATTTATTCGCGTTTGCTCCGCGAGCGGATCGTGTTTATCGGGACTCCCATCGAAGATCACATGGCGAGCCTGATCATCGCCCAACTCATCTTCCTCGCCGCCGAAGATCCGGAGAAGGACATTTCCCTGTATATCAACAGCCCGGGCGGAGTCGTCTCCGCGGGACTGGCGATTTACGATACGATGCAGCACATCAAGCCGGACGTGGCCACGATCTGTATCGGCCAGGCGGCGTCGATGGGCGCGTTTCTGCTGGCGGCGGGAGCGGCGGGCAAGCGCAGTTCGCTTCCCAATGCACGGATTATGATCCACCAGCCGTCGGGCGGCGCGCAGGGCCAGGCATCGGACATCGATATTCAGGCCAAGGAGATCCTCAAGATCCGCAGCCGTTTGAACGACCTGCTGGCGATGCATACCGGCCAGCCGATCGAGCAGATCGAGAAGGACACGGACCGCAATAACTTCATGTCCGCGGAAGAGGCCAAAGCATTCGGCATCGTTGACGAGATCATCTACCCCCGTGACCGCAAGAAGAAAGCGTAGCGCCGGATCCTTTGACTGAAAACGAACACGTCGAACAGTTCTGTTCGTTCTGCGGACGCACGGAGCGCCAGGTCAACACGCTGATCAAGCACCACGACGGCATCGCTATCTGTGACGTGTGCGTCGAGCACGCGCACCAGATCGTGGCGCTGTCGCGGGGCAGCCGGCGGGTGCTGCCGCTGGAGAAATTTCCGATCCCGATCGAGATCAAGCGCAAGCTCGACGAGTATGTGATCGGGCAGGACGACGCCAAGCGCAAGATCGCGGTGGCCGTGCACAATCACTATAAGCGGATCAGCGCCGAGGATTTCGGCTCGGACGTCGAGCTGGAAAAGTCGAACATCATGCTGATCGGACCGACGGGCACGGGCAAGACGCTGCTGGCGCAGACGCTGGCGCGCTTCCTTCAAGTGCCGTTCGCCATTGCCGACGCGACCACGCTGACCGAAGCGGGGTACGTCGGCGAGGACGTGGAAAACGTGCTGGTGCGGCTGCTGCAGGCGGCGGACTATGATCTGGCGCGAGCCGAGATGGGCATCGTCTATATCGACGAGATCGACAAGATCGCGCGCAAGGAATCCAACGTCTCGATTACCCGCGACGTGTCGGGTGAAGGCGTGCAGCAGGCCCTGCTGAAGATTCTCGAAGGCAGCGTGGCGTCACTGCCGCCGCAGGGCGGACGCAAGCATCCCGAGCAGAAGCTGATCCAGATGAACACGAAGAATATTCTGTTCCTCTGCGGCGGCGCGTTCGAAGGTCTGGATAAAGTTGTGGCGCGGCGCGTGAACAAGCGACGCATGGGCTTCGGTGCGGACGTGCAGACAGGCGAGGCGGCGGACCAGGTGCTGCATCAGGTGAGTTTCGAAGACCTGCACCAGTTCGGTCTCATTCCCGAGTTGATCGGACGCCTGCCGGTGGTGTCGGTGCTGGATCCGCTGTCGGATGAAGCCTTGCTGCGAATCCTGACCGAGCCGAAGAATGCCCTGGTCAAGCAGTATGCGCGGCTGTTCGAAATGGAAGGCGTAAAGCTGACCTTCGACGATCCATCGCTGAAGGCGATTGTCGCCCGGGCACAACAGCGCAAGACCGGCGCACGTTCCCTGCGGTCGATCACGGAAGAAGCGTTGACGGACATTTTGTTCGAGATCCCCAGCGCCAAGGATATCGGCGAGGTGATTATTACCGCCGGAACCATTGAGCGCCGGGAACAGCCGAAGCTTATCCCGCTCAAGAAACGCAAGAGCGCCTGAGCAGGGCTAAGCCCTGCACCTATGTCGCCTGCTCGGCGGCAAAGGGGTTCTGCGTGGAGACTGCGTGGTTCCACGCGTGCGGAATCCGTTGTCTGTTTATGCCGCGATGACATTTCGGGTGACGGCTGCCACACAGCCGTCACTTTCTCTATTCAGCCCACTCTACTCCTCACACCGCGTGTTTCGAAGCATCCTCCAGATCATCCTGTTGCCGTATTGCGCCGTTATGCTTTGTCTGCCGGCGATGGCGGCGTTGACTCCGCCGCGGGCGATAGGCATGCCGGACAGCAGCGGAGTGCAGGTAGAAAAGGGGATTGAGTTTCTGCGGATCACGGAGCGGCTGAATTCACAGGTGAAACTACCGATGCGGTTTATGGTGGATGCCAACGCGCAGTGGAAGACGGAATGGCAGACGCCGGAAGGGCAGACGGACCGCGTGCGGCAGGATGGCCGGTGGTATGCGGGGATGAGCCAGCCTGTGGTAAGCTGGGCGAGCGCGTGGCTGGCGGCATCGGGAGAACACTTAGATGACCGGCCGTACAATTTGCCGGCGCGCATTCCGACCCGCGTCGATCTGTTTCCGAGAGCCCACGACTACGCGGAGGCCGCGGTGTTTGCTCCCACGCAAAGCGCGGCTGCGGTGCGGATTCTGCGGGGCGGAATGGGTCTGTCGGCCAATCCGTGGAAACCGTTGCGGGCGGATGCCGGCATCGGCCCTGTGCAGGACCGGCGCATCGGTCAGATGAGCAGCGGTGTGGGGGTGTGGACGCATCTGGGGCTGGATCACTGGAACCTTGCGGGCTACGACCAGTCATTGTCTCTGGACTATGACCGGGAGACGCCCCGGCACCACAACAGCGAGGATGTCAAGGGCCGCTACGAAGTTTACCGCGAGTTCTTCGAAGGCAACAGCAACCGCGCGGAGTTGTCGTTTACGTCTCTGAATCAGGACGTGTATCTGGATGCCAGCGGACGCACCGGGCGGCGGGTGGAAAAGGGCTATACTCTCAAAGACGTGCTGCGTTACAGCATCTCGCGCGGGATGAGAGTCGAAATGGGCGGGGATATCGTCCGCGAAAAGACGGACCAGAGCCAGCCCGACGCGGCAACCTCATCGCTGGAGGAGAATCAGGCGGGATTCACGTCGGCCTTGCAGGCGGAGAGCGGCATTGCATCGGGCGAATTGCAACTGGGAATGCGCACGATCACGCAGAACATCCGCGGCGACATCTTGCAGGGACACAAGAGCGATCTGGCGCTGCAGGGACAGCTTGCTCTGGCGGGACACACGACGCTGAACGCGAGAGCATCGGTATCGAAGTACTCCCTGGACACGCGCAGCACCTCCAACTACGATGACCGCGACGAGTTGCGATACAATTTGGAAGCAATGGTGTCCAGGCCGTTTCTGAAGACCTTCGTCTATGAACTGCACGGCCTGACGCAGCTCGATCATCTGGTGTACATTTTCCGGCAGAGCAGCGCCAACAATCGCTGGACGCGTCTGTTTCTGCTGGGCTCCTCCATCCGGCACAGGCCGACGCAGACGTTTGAGCAGACGGTGACGGCAAGCGTATCGGCGAACTACCAGGCCTATGACTATGATCTCGACCCGCGCACGTCGCGTTCCACGGTGCACCGCCGCGTGCTGCTGGGCGACAGCGTGGGGTTTGATCTGATGTCGCGGTTCGGTCTGAGCGGGAAGGTCCTGTGGCAGCAGGAGGAATTCGGCAGGCTCTTCTGGTCGTCCTTCACCGAAGAGCGCAGCGACCAGACACGCTCGGTGACCGCATCGCTGGAGATGATCATGAACGTCACGCGTTCGCTGCAGGCAGGCACGGGCGTGCTGTGGGACAGCCGGCGTGGCGAGCGGTTTCCGGGCACGTCTACGCGGACGGCGCAACTTGTCTTCCAGGACGTGCGAACCTATGGGCCAATGGTCACGCTGCGCAAGACCGGCTACCGGGGACTGTTTCTGGATATGAATGCCCGCGTGCTGCGCCAGTTTCAACTCGAACACAAGACCCGCTGGGTGACCCTCGGCGAAATGGTGGGAGGCTTTCGATGGTGACGATGGAATGGGGCGAGTTTGTGTATGCACCGCCGGCGGCCCGAGTGGATGATCTGATTGTGCCTCCGGAGGATGAAGCGCACCACCTGTTCCGCGTGCGCCGGATCGCCGCCGGGGACGAAGTCTATGTCACGGACGGCGAGGGCATGGTCTATGGCTGTCTGGTGTTGCCGGATCACAGTCTGAAGATCCTCCATGAGTTGCCGTTCTTCGGCGAGCCGGTGCGGCCCATCCTTCTGTGCGCCGCGGTATTGAAAGGCGACAGCAACCGCGAAATCATCGACGCCGCGACGCAACTGGGCGCGTCCACGATCATTCTGTTTCACGGGCAGCGCAGCGAAGGGCGGCTGCGGGAGGACAAACTGGTCAAGCTGCGGAGGATCACGGTTACCGCGATCAAGCAGTGCGGGCGGGCGCGCTTGCCGCAGATTGTGCTGAAAAACAGCCTTGAGGCGGCCTTGGCATCCATTCCGGCGGGCTGCATGAAATTTCTTGCGCATCCTTTCGAAGATATGCGGGAGATAGGAACGATGCCCGCTGCGACCGCCGCAGACAGCTCGATGGTGATCGTGGGGCCGGAAGGAGGCTTTACCGACGCCGAAGTGGACGTCGCGCTGAAGGCGGGGTGCCGGCCCTTGATTCTGGCACGGAGACGGCTGCGCGCCGAAACCGCCGTTGCCGCGGGATTGACGTTTCTGTTGACACGGCGCGGCGAGTTTCAGGCGCCGTAGCCCAACGTACTGTGGATTCCAAACAAAGCAAGCCACCGTTAACCGGTGGCTTGTTGTACTCAGGTGCGTGGGTATGCTTCAGGATTTGACGCGGCGGCTAAGTTGCTCCGCGACTTCCGTAAGAATATCCGGGCGATTGTAATACCCTTCCCGTATCCGCTTGCGGATTCCGGACATAAGTTCGATCTGCCGCATGACCTCACTGACATGCACCACGGTTCTCGCGGTGGTGGGTCCGGTGTCATAATGTAGATCGCGCTTGAGACTCATGGTTCGCCCGTTGTCCGTTCCACAGAAAATAATGTTCTCAGTTACATTATCGGCGGATACGGGGAACACTTAATGGGTTTCCGGATCTAAACGATGCGGGTTGCGTTTGGCCCGAGGCGATGGATCAAGAGATGCACAATCTCATCATCCAGCTCGTGCGCCATCTTGCCGAGGATTGTTTTCAGGGCCTCGTAGCCGCTCATGGCGGGTTTGTAGACGCGATGCGACGTAAAGGCGTCGAACACGTCGGCCACGCTGCAGATGCGTGATTCGAGGGGGATCGCATGGGAGGGCAGATGGCGCGGGTAGCCGCTGCCGTCGAGGCGCTCATGGTGGTTGCGGATAATCTCAATCACTTCCGGGCGCATATTGGGGTGGCCGGCCATCAGGCTTACACCCAGCTCCGGATGCTTCTCCATCTGGCGGATTTCCCATGGCGAGAGCATGCCGGGCTTGCGCAGAATGTCGGCGGAAACCTGGCATTTGCCGATGTCGTGAAGCAGAAACCCCATGGCGATGTCGCGGATCTCCGACTCCGTCCACGTGCCTGTTTCCAAAGCCAAACCTGTCCCCAGCACCGAAACGTGCACCGAATGGGAATAGAGGGAATAGTCGAAGGAAAAGAGCGACACCATCGTGCGCAGCATGGCGGGATCCGCCGTGATGGAGGCCACCGTATGGGCGACGACCTTCTTGTTGGCGGACATGATGAGCGGCGATTGCGGGCGCTCGAAGGTGGATTTGATCAGGGACTGCGACGTCTCGTAGAGCACCGCGGACTTTTCGGCGGGCGACATCTGATCGGAGGCCAGCACCTGGCCGACGGTGCGGTCTACATAGGTATAATAGTCGCTGGCGTCTTCATCCCGCACATAGAGAGTCTTAACGCCGTTCTCGATGAGTTCGCGCCGCTTTTTGTCGGTAAACTCGAACTCGGCGGCTTTGTAGAGGAGGTAACGGATCCCGCCGCGTCCCGGCATGCCG
The sequence above is a segment of the bacterium genome. Coding sequences within it:
- a CDS encoding RsmE family RNA methyltransferase encodes the protein MVTMEWGEFVYAPPAARVDDLIVPPEDEAHHLFRVRRIAAGDEVYVTDGEGMVYGCLVLPDHSLKILHELPFFGEPVRPILLCAAVLKGDSNREIIDAATQLGASTIILFHGQRSEGRLREDKLVKLRRITVTAIKQCGRARLPQIVLKNSLEAALASIPAGCMKFLAHPFEDMREIGTMPAATAADSSMVIVGPEGGFTDAEVDVALKAGCRPLILARRRLRAETAVAAGLTFLLTRRGEFQAP
- the clpX gene encoding ATP-dependent Clp protease ATP-binding subunit ClpX encodes the protein MTENEHVEQFCSFCGRTERQVNTLIKHHDGIAICDVCVEHAHQIVALSRGSRRVLPLEKFPIPIEIKRKLDEYVIGQDDAKRKIAVAVHNHYKRISAEDFGSDVELEKSNIMLIGPTGTGKTLLAQTLARFLQVPFAIADATTLTEAGYVGEDVENVLVRLLQAADYDLARAEMGIVYIDEIDKIARKESNVSITRDVSGEGVQQALLKILEGSVASLPPQGGRKHPEQKLIQMNTKNILFLCGGAFEGLDKVVARRVNKRRMGFGADVQTGEAADQVLHQVSFEDLHQFGLIPELIGRLPVVSVLDPLSDEALLRILTEPKNALVKQYARLFEMEGVKLTFDDPSLKAIVARAQQRKTGARSLRSITEEALTDILFEIPSAKDIGEVIITAGTIERREQPKLIPLKKRKSA
- a CDS encoding HD domain-containing phosphohydrolase, producing the protein MHANFPLTTAIENRKNIFHPAPLATLRPGMGASFELYLGMPGRGGIRYLLYKAAEFEFTDKKRRELIENGVKTLYVRDEDASDYYTYVDRTVGQVLASDQMSPAEKSAVLYETSQSLIKSTFERPQSPLIMSANKKVVAHTVASITADPAMLRTMVSLFSFDYSLYSHSVHVSVLGTGLALETGTWTESEIRDIAMGFLLHDIGKCQVSADILRKPGMLSPWEIRQMEKHPELGVSLMAGHPNMRPEVIEIIRNHHERLDGSGYPRHLPSHAIPLESRICSVADVFDAFTSHRVYKPAMSGYEALKTILGKMAHELDDEIVHLLIHRLGPNATRIV
- the fbp gene encoding class 1 fructose-bisphosphatase; the encoded protein is MPNLVTIERHILDQERQNPEATGQLSRLLYQIAFAAKVISRNVRRAGLLNILGGTGDTNIQGEAVQKLDVIAEETMNAAFDHTGVLCCMASEESEGLIPIPPQFDLGKYTMAFDPLDGSSNIAANVNVGTIFSVHRKVTPGREGTMDDMLQCGRKQVVAGYVMYGSSTMMVYTTGKGVYGFTLEPMLGEFLLSHPNIQVPQHGSIFSANMGNYHYWSEGVRKYVDDMMKPDTERRRPYSNRYIGSLVADAHRTLLYGGIFMYPMDYKDPKKPKGKLRMLYEASPMAMIFEQAGGMASNGNENILDVRPGGLHERTPVYLGSRDEVTEIETYIKNFG
- the clpP gene encoding ATP-dependent Clp endopeptidase proteolytic subunit ClpP, with the protein product MTLVPMVIETTGRGERAYDIYSRLLRERIVFIGTPIEDHMASLIIAQLIFLAAEDPEKDISLYINSPGGVVSAGLAIYDTMQHIKPDVATICIGQAASMGAFLLAAGAAGKRSSLPNARIMIHQPSGGAQGQASDIDIQAKEILKIRSRLNDLLAMHTGQPIEQIEKDTDRNNFMSAEEAKAFGIVDEIIYPRDRKKKA
- a CDS encoding MFS transporter, whose translation is MSKPRSPLSIIFITIFIDLLGFGLILPSLPFYAESYGATPLTVGLLSMSYSLMQFIFAPMWGRLSDRVGRRPIILLSLAGSCAAFLLFGLARSLALLFVARSLAGLLSSASLPTAQAFIADSTTPENRAKGMGLIGAAFGLGFIFGPALGGLLTHYGYSAPSYVAAVLAGGNLIWAWFALPESLHHRPERVRPSYMSPTHLKESFGDPRIAFLLIIFFFGVFAFSNMESTFALFGEHQIGLHPFGVGGLLAEVGVISVIVQGFMIGKLTKRFGEINLTIWGLIIEAIGFLLTVLVHSVATMLMVLPLYAIGSALLNPSISSLLSRAAPEDRQGDTLGVGQGIGALGRVLGPVWGTWLFQAYEPDAPYISAGLMMGLLGILCLFRLRRLLGPVIARPFAATLHH
- a CDS encoding HAD family phosphatase, with the translated sequence MADHNIKAVFFDLDGTLIDSMPAHVTAWQTVLRDVGIEMDELFIKLAEGEKADDTLKRLRQDYGLAATDADLQEMLKRKRALYWELAPRGIIPEARRMLVDLWDQGVECDIVTGSIRANMDGVVPEEDIARFTHIITPEEYTHGKPDPDPYLTALRRSGLAADQCMVLENAPLGIRSARAAGLFTLAITTTLPADYLTEANVVISSYHELLNYV
- the tig gene encoding trigger factor is translated as MEVQVQTEQKSPTEYELKVTIPAEVMEQKVKAALDEMAGKIVLPGFRQGHIPRKVLDQRFGTAVAQEALQEVLQEGYRDALTESKLEPVSPGDMKDVQYTPGEPLTFTVDVEVAPDFELPVLSEITVEALQPVVEEEDVLKMLDELRESHAVVAPSDDPVDRDSIITFDLQELDETGLPILGREQKDAELDMSRSRLGEEFAIKVIGLIPGETAVVEFPAHSHEHEGQTHEHKAQRYQITIRTIRRKELPALDDDMAKLLNPQIESLDALKADLKRYLEARANHQAHERMFRAVADELLRKTDFTVPPRMLDDYLDHMAKDAVKGRKGRAVDPKEIERFKDEYRTSAIWNLRWHMLRKKIISDRQIEVTDDDYKGEVERLAKVDEMKKSDFEKKLNDEQKDRIREDILERKVLAVIESEVQTVPRQVTLAEFEGRATPESDIVTA